A stretch of Telopea speciosissima isolate NSW1024214 ecotype Mountain lineage chromosome 11, Tspe_v1, whole genome shotgun sequence DNA encodes these proteins:
- the LOC122644931 gene encoding uncharacterized protein LOC122644931 translates to MSVKRTKASSSKATNRDCDMSDPRTQVASSYAINTRGGKTDTETRATNKDHVVVHESSNSDMDDEWKCSTDGKNSLEESDTDVDLDEEDMSCDDLGGDEGMEKSEEENIEKCDDNDVLSGFESDDYYGHFFDNDKFHDGKISLETGMLFDNVDHFRHVLHSYVIQQGFERLFVKNEKARVTVVCKAPECTWRVHASPSSDGVTYMIKSYCNEHSCARKYTNKSITSGWIAKELAYQLKMDPEMKTKAMAAYIMEKYNVTVPYVSLYRAKKKARIANEGSHAESFGKLNHYGEVMRDRNPGSLFRLNFHQRQVFTEPPIFKRVFLCFKACINGFVRGCRPFIGLDGCHLKGVYGGVLLAAIAVDGNKGLFPIAYGVVESEGRESWQFFLTNLYAALHIYMDDMTITFISDKQKGLHEAINETFAGHHHRCCSRHLYQNFNKRFPGVLLRRLFWSASKASNSFFFEKAMNDMKDKNKEAYDWLSKNPPNMWARHAFDFRCKSDHITNNMSESFNQWINPFRNKPILIVIDEIRKQLMSTMHKRYELGCTFKGIVTPKIKRKLDLLSEESRGCILRPAGLDEYEVSDRDGSYEVNLKNHTCGCRAWEGTGIPCKHATCCILYKRHTLESYCDDYYSVKRYLEAYKDIIHPLPGLEQLKSEHHLGTVQPPPLKRLPGRPHINRRKEPDEGASGEFRKRFGSVRCSNCKEVGHNSRKCERAPIKGKEVKGKKGSGSKCDVNTSQRLTRSQASSTITYDNMQAKIEAQRKAKEDKRKAREMKKK, encoded by the exons ATGAGTGTTAAAAGGACCAAGGCATCTAGCAGTAAAGCCACCAATAGAGATTGTGACATGAGTGATCCAAGGACCCAGGTAGCTAGTAGTTATGCCATTAACACAAGGGGTGGTAAGACTGATACAGAGACCAGGGCAACTAATAAGGATCATGTTGTGGTTCATGAGTCAAGTAACAGTGATATGGATGATGAATGGAAATGCTCAACTGATGGTAAGAATAGTTTGGAAGAGAGTGATACGGATGTGGATCTTGATGAGGAAGACATGTCATGTGATGACCTTGGGGGTGATGAGGGAATGGAGAAGTCTGAGGAGGAAAACATTGAGAAATGTGATGATAATGATGTATTATCTGGTTTTGAGTCTGATGACTATTATGGGCATTTCTTTGATAATGATAAATTTCATGATGGAAAAATAAGTTTAGAGACTGGGATGCTTTTTGATAATGTTGATCATTTCAGGCATGTACTTCACAGTTATGTTATTCAACAAGGTTTTGAGAGACTGTTTGTGAAGAATGAAAAGGCAAGAGTTACTGTTGTGTGTAAGGCACCGGAGTGTACATGGAGAGTGCATGCTTCACCTAGTAGTGATGGAGTCACATACATGATTAAGTCATATTGTAATGAGCATAGTTGTGCCAGAAAGTACACAAATAAGTCTATTACATCTGGTTGGATTGCTAAAGAACTTGCCTATCAGTTGAAGATGGATCCTGAAATGAAGACCAAGGCAATGGCTGCTTATATTATGGAAAAGTATAATGTAACAGTCCCTTATGTTTCATTGTACAGAGCAAAAAAGAAAGCCCGTATAGCCAATGAAGGTAGTCATGCAGAGTCATTTGGCAAACTAAATCATTATGGTGAAGTGATGAGAGATAGAAATCCAGGTAGTCTTTTTAGACTCAATTTTCATCAAAGGCAGGTATTCACAGAGCCTCCAATTTTTAAGAGAGTGTTTCTTTGTTTCAAAGCTTGCATAAATGGTTTTGTGAGGGGTTGTAGACCATTTATAGGTCTTGATGGTTGCCATCTCAAGGGTGTGTATGGAGGAGTTCTACTGGCTGCTATAGCTGTTGATGGAAACAAAGGATTGTTTCCCATTGCatatggtgtggttgaaagtgaAGGTAGAGAAAGTTGGCAGTTTTTCTTAACAAATTTATATGCCGCTCTACACATTTACATGGATGATATGACCATCACATTTATATCTGATAAACAAAaa GGGCTACATGAGGCCATTAATGAGACATTTGCAGGCCATCACCATAGATGTTGCAGTAGGCATCTGTATCAAAACTTCAACAAAAGGTTTCCAGGTGTGTTACTAAGAAGACTTTTTTGGTCAGCATCTAAGGCATCTAATTCATTCTTTTTTGAGAAAGCAATGAATGACATGAAAGACAAGAACAAAGAAGCATATGATTGGTTGAGTAAAAATCCTCCCAACATGTGGGCTAGACATGCATTTGATTTTAGATGCAAGAGTGACCATATAACAAATAATATGAGTGAATCATTTAACCAGTGGATTAACCCTTTTAGGAACAAGCCCATTCTGATTGTAATTGATGAGATAAGGAAACAATTGATGTCAACAATGCATAAAAGGTATGAATTGGGTTGCACCTTTAAGGGAATAGTCACACCAAAGATCAAGAGAAAGTTGGATTTGCTCAGTGAAGAATCTAGAGGGTGTATTCTCCGTCCTGCTGGATTAGATGAGTATGAAGTCTCAGATAGGGATGGCAGTTATGAGGTTAATTTGAAAAATCACACTTGTGGTTGCAGAGCGTGGGAAGGTACAGGAATACCTTGTAAGCATGCAACCTGTTGTATTCTTTACAAGAGGCACACATTGGAAAGCTATTGTGATGATTACTATAGTGTAAAAAGATACTTGGAGGCTTACAAGGATATAATCCACCCATTACCTGGTTTGGAGCAGTTAAAATCTGAGCATCACCTAGGTACTGTTCAGCCTCCACCCTTGAAGAGGTTACCAGGAAGACCACATATCAATAGGAGGAAGGAACCTGATGAAGGAGCATCTGGAGAGTTTAGAAAAAGATTTGGAAGTGTCAGATGTAGCAACTGCAAGGAGGTAGGCCACAACTCAAGGAAATGCGAAAGAGCTCCaattaaagggaaggaagtAAAG GGAAAGAAGGGAAGTGGGAGCAAATGTGATGTCAATACCTCTCAAAGATTGACCAGATCTCAAGCTTCTTCTACCATCACTTATGACAATATGCAGGCCAAGATTGAAGCACAAAGGAAAGCCAAGGAAGATAAAAGGAAAGcaagagaaatgaagaagaaataa